A section of the Acanthochromis polyacanthus isolate Apoly-LR-REF ecotype Palm Island chromosome 1, KAUST_Apoly_ChrSc, whole genome shotgun sequence genome encodes:
- the ankrd6a gene encoding ankyrin repeat domain-containing protein 6, which yields MSEQSKGHAPPSLCQGSGHLTALHQSSMVGNSETMAALIQGGCAVDLQDRDGNTALHQVSWHGFSQCVKLLVKTGADVHIKNKAGNTALHLACQNAHAETARLLLLGGSTPDTKNNVGDTCLHVAARYNNLTLVKMLLSSLCSVTETNQGGDTALHVAAALNHKKTVQLLLDAGTDCKIRNKAGKTALDKAKDNNHKDVALLLARAPQVEHVLRGSTVRKRRVKLAVKQRIQSVSRVETLPHKVSNLSFEIFHGIPAVVEKTSSRTAVKDLDEDDDFHTKKDLLCDNAEDSSKQNGKTYQLYTLYRDKEGNIKQAPASRCHCKPLLKMLEGQLETMQGEMRLHILNVQEQVNSRLEKMDRKTRHQIKVLDMLNQERVAAERQSMIHMMEQKAAECREEVLMSQAAVKHKLKRWCISHLKDMDGHIPAETQHYKLLPSPLVEQSAAEANPELLPLLSGDSNTSLATYVNTLPSQSAFSMGCPEQEQMGSRTYFEMKVDRSLGMWRNDYENAGLFPLPAKCEEAVSSSSKQSCFSDPRSSQIPHQEHSFSRQHKEHFGTLMNASSHAGIYADSITTHESFTDHPSEPTFSKERNNLHTIEVTQRFFETVSAQLERWCERKILEVEQQTELRAQQDRKKLLERISMLEEELQRLKTN from the exons ATGAGTGAACAGTCAAAGGGCCATGCCCCTCCATCATTATGCCAAGGCTCAGGTCATCTAACTGCCCTGCATCAAAGTTCCATGGTGGGGAACAGTGAGACCATGGCAGCACTGATTCAGGGAGGCTGTGCTGTGGACCTGCAGGACAGA GATGGCAACACTGCGCTCCATCAGGTGTCCTGGCATGGATTCTCACAGTGTGTCAAACTGTTGGTCAAAACAGGAGCTGATGTACACATCAAGAACAAG gCAGGAAACACAGCACTTCACCTGGCATGTCAAAACGCACACGCTGAAACCGCTCGCCTTCTGTTGCTTGGAGGATCCACACCGGACACCAAGAACAAT GTGGGTGACACCTGTTTGCACGTGGCTGCCCGCTACAACAACCTGACCCTGGTGAAAATGCTGCTGAGTTCACTGTGCTCTGTGACAGAGACAAACCAG GGAGGAGACACAGCTCTTCATGTGGCTGCAGCTCTAAACCATAAGAAAACAGTTCAGCTCTTACTGGATGCTGGGACTGATTGCAAAATTAGAAACAAA GCGGGGAAAACAGCCCTGGACAAGGCCAAAGACAATAATCACAAAGACGTGGCGCTTCTCTTGGCCAGAGCTCCTCAG GTAGAACACGTCCTGAGAGGAAGTACAGTAAGGAAGAGAAGAGTAAAGCtggcagtaaaacaaaggaTCCAGTCTGTCAGTCGAGTAGAAACACTACCACACAAAGTAAGTAACTTAAgttttgaaatatttcatgGCAT ACCTGCTGTGGTGGAGAAAACTAGCAGCAGGACAGCGGTCAAG gatttggatgaagatgatgattttCACACTAAGAAGGATCTGCTTTGTGATAATGCTGAAGATAGTTCCAAACAGAATGGAAAAACCTATCAGCTTTACACGCTATATCGTGACAAGGAAGGCAACATTAAGCAG GCACCAGCCAGTAGGTGCCACTGCAAGCCCCTGCTTAAGATGCTGGAGGGCCAGCTGGAAACCATGCAGGGGGAGATGAGGCTGCACATCCTGAATGTCCAAGAACAGGTCAACAGTAGGTTGGAAAAAATGGACCGTAAGACCAGGCATCAG ATTAAAGTGTTGGATATGCTGAACCAGGAAAGAGTGGCAGCAGAGAGGCAGAGCATGATTCACATGATGGAACAGAAAGCTGCTGAATGCAGAGAGGAAGTCCTGATGTCACAG GCAGCAGTGAAACATAAACTGAAGAGGTGGTGTATATCTCACCTCAAAGACATGGACGGCCACATCCCAGCTGAAACCCAGCATTACAAACTTCTGCCATCACCATTGGTGGAGCAGTCAGCGGCAGAAGCTAACCCAGAATTACTGCCCCTACTGTCTGGAGACAGCAACACTTCACTGGCCACCTATGTCAACACCTTGCCATCTCAATCTGCCTTTAGTATGGGATGCCCAGAGCAGGAGCAGATGGGGAGTAGAACATACTTTGAAATGAAAGTGGACAGGTCACTAGGTATGTGGAGAA ATGACTATGAGAACGCAGGCCTTTTTCCTCTGCCTGCCAAGTGTGAGGAGGCCGTCTCAAGCAGCAGCAAGCAATCCTGCTTCAGCGACCCTAGATCCAGTCAGATCCCACATCAGGAACACAGCTTTAGCAGACAACACAAAGAACACTTTGGAACGCTGATGAATGCCAGCAGCCATGCAGGAATATATGCTGACAGCATCACGACACATGAATCCTTCACTGATCATCCCTCTGAGCCTACATTTAGCAAGGAGAGGAACAATCTGCACACTATAGAG GTGACTCAGCGTTTCTTTGAGACAGTGTCAGCTCAGCTGGAACgttggtgtgagagaaagaTCTtggaggtggagcagcagacTGAGCTCAGAGCGCAACAGGACAGGAAGAAGCTACTGGAGCGAATCAGCATGCTAGAGGAGGAGCTTCAAAGGCTGAAAACcaattaa
- the LOC110967875 gene encoding gap junction alpha-10 protein-like — MGDWNLLGSILEEVHIHSTIVGKIWLTILFIFRMLILGAAAEDVWDDEQSEFVCNTDQPGCKAVCYDRAFPISLIRFWVLQVIFVSAPSLVYMGHALYCIRAMEKDRHRRRAQLKEEMDEAELALDEHKRMEKELRKLDEQRKVKKAPLRGSLLRTYIIHILTRSLVEVCFILGQYILYGIQLEPLYKCERLPCPNSVDCYISRPTEKTIFMVFMIAIAGVSLFLNILEISHLGIRKIKHALNGERYMEDDSLIYKSKKKASLPHLCVMSNISPQNGPLTQTFKVIPEADMKPPHYNSGLKANQEAVRQNSLAHLGHSQTSYICPQPRMPPRSGQNCTIQIPQSNEGSEVHAAVMDHHPAWTSVMPTVEVNTTRHENTQEIEHLPPSHLEVLLSSSTLRPSAIRHLNEDVRRESVGSEHLIPNPRKTSFMIRPPSESLSSMSGSTSPSLHTSEESDELGSLQGDMPMMPPAGGRRMSMASKELTLSHNIIIVT; from the coding sequence ATGGGTGACTGGAACCTGCTGGGCAGCATCCTAGAAGAGGTCCACATTCACTCCACCATTGTGGGCAAGATCTGGCTTACCATACTCTTCATCTTCCGTATGCTGATTCTGGGAGCGGCTGCTGAGGATGTATGGGATGATGAGCAGTCCGAGTTTGTCTGCAACACAGACCAACCAGGCTGCAAGGCAGTCTGCTATGATCGTGCATTCCCTATCTCCCTCATTCGCTTCTGGGTCCTGCAGGTCATCTTTGTGTCTGCACCCTCCTTGGTCTACATGGGTCATGCTCTCTACTGCATACGTGCAATGGAGAAGGATCGTCACCGCCGACGGGCCCAGCTGAAGGAAGAGATGGATGAGGCTGAGTTAGCATTGGATGAACATAAACGCATGGAGAAGGAACTGCGGAAGCTGGACGAGCAGAGGAAGGTGAAGAAGGCTCCTCTTAGAGGCTCTCTGTTGAGAACCTATATCATCCATATCCTTACACGCTCTCTGGTGGAGGTCTGCTTCATCCTGGGCCAGTATATACTATATGGTATCCAACTGGAGCCACTCTATAAGTGTGAAAGACTGCCTTGCCCCAATAGTGTAGACTGTTACATCTCTCGGCCCACAGAGAAGACCATTTTCATGGTCTTCATGATTGCCATTGCTGGTGTGTCACTTTTCCTAAACATTCTGGAAATATCCCACTTAGGCATCAGGAAAATCAAGCATGCACTGAATGGAGAGAGGTACATGGAAGATGACAGTTTGATTTACAAGTCCAAGAAGAAAGCATCTTTACCACACCTGTGTGTAATGAGCAATATATCACCTCAAAATGGGCCTTTGACTCAGACCTTCAAAGTGATTCCAGAGGCTGACATGAAGCCTCCTCATTACAACAGTGGGCTCAAAGCCAACCAGGAAGCAGTTAGACAAAACAGCCTGGCTCATCTGGGACACAGTCAGACCAGTTATATCTGTCCCCAACCTAGGATGCCACCCAGGTCTGGTCAGAACTGCACAATCCAAATCCCCCAAAGCAATGAAGGTTCAGAGGTCCATGCAGCCGTGATGGACCACCATCCAGCCTGGACTTCTGTCATGCCCACTGTGGAAGTGAACACAACTAGACATGAGAACACCCAAGAGATAGAGCACCTTCCCCCAAGCCATTTGGAAGTTCTGCTGTCCAGTAGCACTTTAAGGCCCAGTGCTATCAGACACCTCAATGAAGATGTCAGAAGAGAGTCGGTGGGGAGCGAGCACTTGATCCCCAATCCCAGGAAGACCAGCTTTATGATCAGGCCACCATCTGAAAGCTTGTCGTCCATGAGTGGCTCCACAAGTCCCTCCTTACATACCTCAGAGGAGTCAGATGAACTGGGCTCCCTTCAGGGAGACATGCCCATGATGCCGCCTGCTGGAGGTCGAAGAATGTCAATGGCAAGTAAAGAGCTGACATTGTCTCATAACATCATAATTGTTACATAA